The sequence below is a genomic window from Sphingobacterium sp. ML3W.
CCTGTCGGGACGTTATTTTACCCGAATAGTAATCTAATATTAGCTCTGAGGCTATTTTAGCACCGTGCATGGCCATCGCCATGCCATTGCCACAAAGCGGATGAATAAGCCCAGCGGTATCACCTATCATGAGTATATGATCTTCAATGGTGGATTTTTTATCAAATGATACTTGACTTATCGTAATTTGCTTTTCAAAGAGAAGGGTGCTGTTTTCAAAAAAAGATTTGAGGTGTGCATTTTTATATAGGACATGCTGCTGATAATCTACGATATTCTTATATTTCTTAAAAGTATTCACATCAGCGAGGTAGCATACGTTTATCCTATCGTTTTCAACTTTGGAAATGCCACAATATCCACCATCAAAATTATGTAGCGCTACGACATCATTAGGAAAATTACCCGAATAATGAGCTTTTACAGCCAACCATGGCGCCGATTTACGAATAAAATCACGTGCAAGTATTTGATCGATATGCGCACGTTTTCCGTAGGCACCCAATACGATCTTTGTTATTAAAACTTGGTTTTGGCATGAGACCGTAAAGGTTTCTCCAGTAAAAGAGACTGCTGTGACAGTTTCCGTGATGATTGTACAGCCATTTAATATTGCTTTTTGGTATAGAAAATTATCGAATGAATAGCGACTGATACCAAAACCGCCTAGTGGTAATCGTGCTTTCACATGCTTACCTCTTGCTGTCGTAAACTCAAGGTCGGTAATCTTTGTTGGCTGTAATTCTAAAACATCTACACCAAGCCACTGTAGGTAGGGTAAGATTTCATTAGAAACATATTCGCCACACACTTTATGTCGGGGATACGCATTTTTTTCCACTAAAGTAACCTTCAATCCTTCCTTGGATAAATGTAGTGCTGCTGTTAAACCAGCAAGTCCACCTCCAATAATAACCACATCAGGATTTCTTTCCATATACAGCAATTTAGATATAAAAAAATGAAGTTTCACACATTTGATAAGACTACAATATTATTTTATTAATATTATTTTTTACATAAAAGTGGTGCCACTCTACTAAGAAACTTATGTATTTAAGAACAAAAAATTCTGATATTAGTTTGCATTTAGCTTGATAACCCATCGCATAGGTAGCCTTGTTATACGCTCAAAGTCATTTAAAATTTCATTTAACACCATGCATTGATTTACTATTCTTGTAACGCTATAGATTCTTAAAAGATATATTATTAGGCAAAGTGCTCCATATAATCGCTGCAGAACCTATATACAATATGAATATCAAATCTGCATCATAAAAACCTTCATTTTTCTATCTTGAAATGCACCATGTTATTTAAGATTAGAAGTGTCATATGAATGAAAAATTACCATATAAAGTTTAAATAGTACAATTAATTTATAAATTTGTGTTGTTGAAGAATTTGAGTATATATAATGTTTTTGTCTTAATATTCTGCATGGGTTTCTTACTGATACCAAGCAGTGGTTATACATGTACAATAGATTTTAAAAAGACAACCCATTCTTCAAATCCGCGACATAAGAATATAAAAGACAACGATTGTTGCCCAACAGATTCTAATGAGAAAAAACATCACGATAATTGTAACGATCATAAATGTGATCATTTATGTAGGTGTCTATCATCTGTTTGTTCATTAAGCTTAACAACCCCTGTGGACATCAATCATAAGGAATATTTTTTTGCTACTGAACATAAATTTGTATTCAAACAGAATTATTATTCTTCAGAATTTTCTCCCATCTGGTTGCCTCCCAAAATAGGTTAAATAGTGGCACTCATGCCCAAAGTATGTCCTTTCAAAAGCATTAAAATTGCTTTTGAAAATCCTATTTATATTATTTTAAATTAAAAAAATCATCATGAAATCAATATCAAAAATATGTTTAGCAATTACGCTATTGCTATCTGCTGCAAATACCTATGCGCAATCGGAAAATTTAAAAATGGAAACTGTAAAAATCAATGGAGCTTGTGATATGTGCAAATCAACCATAGAAAAAGCAGGAAATATCAGTAATGTCGCAAAAGTAGAATGGAATACAGATACAAAACAAGCGGTCCTAAAATATGATACTGTAAAAACATCACGTGGTGAAATCTTAAAGCGTATTGCATCGGTAGGTTATGACAATCAAGACTTTTTGGCTCCAGAAGATCTATACAACCAGCT
It includes:
- a CDS encoding NAD(P)/FAD-dependent oxidoreductase, with the translated sequence MERNPDVVIIGGGLAGLTAALHLSKEGLKVTLVEKNAYPRHKVCGEYVSNEILPYLQWLGVDVLELQPTKITDLEFTTARGKHVKARLPLGGFGISRYSFDNFLYQKAILNGCTIITETVTAVSFTGETFTVSCQNQVLITKIVLGAYGKRAHIDQILARDFIRKSAPWLAVKAHYSGNFPNDVVALHNFDGGYCGISKVENDRINVCYLADVNTFKKYKNIVDYQQHVLYKNAHLKSFFENSTLLFEKQITISQVSFDKKSTIEDHILMIGDTAGLIHPLCGNGMAMAMHGAKIASELILDYYSGKITSRQVLESAYARKWSQNFGKRLFVGRLLAKALQYETSTAFCVNLATRFPSLLSWIIKQTHGKPKENKWA